From the Eschrichtius robustus isolate mEscRob2 chromosome 3, mEscRob2.pri, whole genome shotgun sequence genome, the window CCCTCCCGCCGCTTCCtgaccccaccccgccccgcgcgTGCTATTTAAGGCGCCCCCGCCGCCAGGCGCCGTCCAGCAGGCAGGGCTCCCACGGGCGCCGCTCCGGCCGACGCGCGTCCCCACTGCCACCTGGGCCGCCGGCAGGCAGGCGGTGAGTTGGGCCGGGGCGCCACCTGCCAGCTGACGAGCGGGCAGGGACAGGTTGCCacgtgccaggggctgagggtggCTGCTGGGGGACCCACCGCGGCCGCGCTCACCCAGCCTGCTGGGCCAGCCTCTGTGCTAAGCCAGGCTCCTGCCTCCTTCGGTTGCATCCTTAGAACCCTAGGCGGTAGGAAtagtatcatttccattttacaggagaGGAGTGCTCCGAGGTCGTCACTTATCCAAGGTCCCAGGTTGTagaagagtcaggatttgaacccaggtctggttCCAGAGCCTGGCTCTAAACAGCTTTGCTCCTGGGGAGAAGCACCacccctgcccctttcccctaCCTTCCTCCCCCCACTCTCCCCGTGACGTTCTGGGAACTTTGTGGCCTGTGCCTCCACCCTGCTATGACAGTTCCTTTCAAGAGTCTAGAATTTGGCAGCACCAGctttggcagggggaggggatggagaaaggggACAGGATCAAGTGTCGGTACTTAAGCTGACAGGTGGAGCTGATGCAGGATGCTGCCTGGAGTGTCTGGCGTGCCTTCACCCACCCCACCATCAACTCAGAGGCTAGAGTGAGGCCAGCTGGGTGAGAGctgatggggtggggagtggggacctGAGGCTTTGGGCCCCCTGAGAAGCTGAagataccaccaccaccacacagcCCCCCGCTGCGGGGGGACAGCCTGTCCTGGGCAAAAGGGACGAGGGGCATggcacagctgtgtgaccttggatgcgTTCCTCAAATTCTCTATTCCCTTAGGCCCAGGAGCCTCACCTTGATCCAGACCTCCTTCGGCTGTGGTCACCCTGGGACTGCAGCTGGGAACAAGAGGGACACAGATGTGACTAGACAGGGACCCTAGCTGTACCCTTGCCAGAGCTTAGCAGTCATCATCCAAAGATCTGGGTGTGAGTCCCCAGGCCAGTCCCTTCCCCTCCTGGAGCTCAGTTTCCCTGTAGGTAAGATAGGTGTGGCCGGCCTCCCTGCTGGCCTGTTGCTAGGACAGCTGAGAAAGATGCTGACAGTGTCCTCTGTCTCCCTGCAGACGGAGGCCCAGGAGCCATGGGCGACTGGGGCTTCCTTGAGAAGCTGCTGGACCAGGTCCAGGAGCACTCGACCGTGGTGGGCAAGATCTGGCTGACGGTCCTTTTCATCTTCCGCATCCTCATCCTGGGCCTGGCTGGCGAGTCAGTGTGGGGCGACGAGCAGTCGGATTTCGAGTGTAACACGGCCCAGCCAGGCTGCACCAACGTCTGCTACGACCAGGCCTTCCCCATCTCCCACATCCGCTACTGGGTGCTGCAGTTCCTCTTCGTCAGCACGCCCACCCTGGTCTACCTGGGCCACGTCATTTACCTGTCTCGGCGCGAGGAGCGGCTGCGGCAGAAAGAGGGGGAGCTGCGGGCACTGCCGGCCAAGGACCCACGCGTGGAGCGGGCACTGGCAGCCATAGAGCGACAGATGGCCAAGATCTCGGTGGCGGAGGACGGTCACCTGAGGATCCGCGGGGCGCTGATGGGCACCTATGTGGCCAGCGTGCTCTGCAAGAGTGTGCTAGAGGCAGGCTTCCTGTACGGCCAGTGGCGTCTCTATGGCTGGACCATGGAGCCTGTGTTCGTGTGCCAGCGCTCACCCTGCCCCTACCTCGTAGACTGCTTTGTCTCACGCCCCACGGAGAAGACTATCTTCATCATCTTC encodes:
- the GJA4 gene encoding gap junction alpha-4 protein; protein product: MGDWGFLEKLLDQVQEHSTVVGKIWLTVLFIFRILILGLAGESVWGDEQSDFECNTAQPGCTNVCYDQAFPISHIRYWVLQFLFVSTPTLVYLGHVIYLSRREERLRQKEGELRALPAKDPRVERALAAIERQMAKISVAEDGHLRIRGALMGTYVASVLCKSVLEAGFLYGQWRLYGWTMEPVFVCQRSPCPYLVDCFVSRPTEKTIFIIFMLVVGLISLVLNLLELAYLLCRCLNRGMRARQSQDMPPAQGTSSEPYPDQVFFYLPMGEGPSSPPCPTYNGLSSSEQNWANLTTEERLASSRPPLFLDPPPQIGRKSPSRPSSSASKKQYV